The following proteins are encoded in a genomic region of Cryptomeria japonica chromosome 11, Sugi_1.0, whole genome shotgun sequence:
- the LOC131069707 gene encoding uncharacterized protein LOC131069707 isoform X1 has protein sequence MASSSSSSVTPTQLIDQILNTKADKPDSEDLRRLVQQIDDLLARYDAQLQKKNPIGGKLADLPSASEASSFGEQVSTNVKQIANEIKEYSGDKHQTTIAILNAIGNVHWIAVGFLVVGATFEIVDTIKANKEECLRLFKSMIDLSKIILQLQVLSGLQKELHDKLNESIQLIVKGAILCCSQKKRTGFKRVFKASRDRQELQQLWSAMDRMREMLHIQISTSIYQSMQSPPTLIPTLDNDAAVGIEGKIKEVIQLLNWQSNNGTSAVVIYGIGGSGKTTLGDAVFSSLKDKLQGWKYSKVTLIQNLEKNPEVSKIQSLILEDLTATKHDVRDFQSGRQILKDIIEKEPVFLYVDNALYLEPLRNLLPKDFTNAKKFRLLLTARETNVSGVIDSCGIEPCELYEVGSLPIDAAIQVLCKQIDRKRDKESVLQDRPQIKKIAEKCNCCPLFLEVIGAYLHQRKNRIESYEKVLRWLEPGDEFGGTKKYNFDESRVLFSYNELEPSAKEAFLDICSIFSSWHWHWQWDSVWDWEEVACIVGEEEMVCLEEGALIKRESDKIKIHDLILAAGHNKSKNNRFKNIKDFSLALKNKELFSQVKGVCIEGIKSPLHISAEELDAMSRSLRIFYLGYRAMNLTSFKGKCSKQFDELRCLCVERGVSNLPMNIFNLKNLRYLSISKLEEDIILSPSMNLPNLNVLKLNGSRIDGISEIVHLRSLKRLELVECNAHGISEFFPNLTDLQRLTLSKCRDLTELPESLVRLRFLQKLDLSFCINLKQLPAGFGELTNLTKLNLSGCHKLTELPESLVRLRSLQKLDLRSCGELKQLPAGFGELVNLTELDLSFCWSLQELPRDLEKLTSLHSLNVEYCSSLLCLPAELGNSKSLTFLQINGCESLTCLPHGLMSVWKSEINFEDCSSLIEIPEEICKQTMLTNISLSRCTRLKMLPSRLGELTCLENLDLKGCESLQELCNDFHCLGRLKYLTLDGCKSLSSLPLEFGKLSSLETLVLSECEKLEELCSDFHCLVALRDLKMSKCDSLRNLPDRFGELGCLEKLDLSGCSNLVKLSDDFHLLPSLTSLDLSKCESLGGEWMDSVGNVKSLWCLDIVCSEKLILRWMQMKSQKERNLVVVTDFQGRDKKALLLEAKALLLEAVLSKVFDEEGLLVDEAERPFHSSSLQPQTQLILIIDEEYHYSWKWEALGKSLQQLQCNSKELQIIYVGTHFKTIRSESAVIRFLAYTPDITRTSSFCHKLFALSRTYGGIAVFRSTDQLEGNSLRCLSAWEDISDELALLANTPRESNVELLKELLVTEETDYLLLNGNHEVKVSALQGKLILLLVTYLDETLEVHTSAAVKEMYLKMQESHDYTVELVWVPIPNHKLSWEDFERAAANAPWPVVPNPWLIEQRRWSFFGKESLNLPFVCVVDQKGRIIKKDAMAMIERSGVQAYPFSPAREEELRKAEWEGFKANSLSTLQFVFQNLELLSNKVKEMVDRGVMMLFCVGSPEKMMELAPRLNSAFTMLEMDFQLFYVAHSQICGKDYDVAYQKLKENESEMCGITTLTMSDLYRLWRRVKHLQNELMNGMGTDERIVKVRRMVLGLASAEHERWMMRIVLVDGRGEMVSGRGMELVEELMCDGEEESKEKLVEEIKKGGVEKSVESRWRDGIIHPKHHPQHPLLKLEDGIKCSLCGGDGTWEYQCNVCEKYVLCWLCKLEQ, from the exons atggcttcctcatcttcctccTCTGTTACGCCTACCCAACTCATTGATCAAATCCTAAACACAAAAGCAGATAAGCCAGACTCCGAGGATCTTAGACGATTAGTCCAGCAAATCGATGATCTTCTTGCTCGTTACGACGCTCAGCTG CAAAAGAAGAATCCCATCGGAGGGAAGTTGGCTGATCTGCCGTCTGCTTCAGAGGCTTCTAGCTTTGGAGAGCAGGTGTCAACAAATGTGAAACAAATTGCCAATGAG ATAAAAGAATATTCCGGAGACAAACATCAAACAACCATAGCAATATTGAATGCTATTGGAAATGTTCATTGGATTGCGGTGGGTTTCTTAGTGGTGGGTGCAACTTTTGAAATTGTAGACACCATAAAGGCCAACAAGGAAGAGTGCTTAAGACTTTTTAAATCTATGATTGATTTGTCAAAAATAATCCTCCAGCTTCAAGTACTTTCTGGTTTACAAAAAGAGTTGCATGATAAATTGAATGAGTCCATACAATTAATAGTGAAAGGAGCCATCTTATGTTGCTCCCAGAAGAAAAGGACAGGATTTAAAAG GGTGTTTAAAGCTTCAAGGGATAGACAAGAGCTTCAACAACTTTGGAGTGCTATGGATCGCATGCGTGAGATGCTTCATATACAAATAAGCACCTCTATTTATCAAAGCATGCAAAGCCCTCCTACCCTTATTCCCACCCTTGATAATGATGCAG CAGTTGGAATagaaggaaaaataaaagaagTCATTCAACTACTCAATTGGCAGAGTAATAATGGAACATCAGCAGTGGTTATATATGGTATTGGTGGGTCTGGAAAGACCACATTAGGAGATGCAGTTTTTTCTTCTTTGAAAGATAAACTTCAAGGTTGGAAATATTCTAAAGTTACTCTAATTCAAAATCTAGAAAAAAATCCTGAAGTAAGCAAAATTCAATCCTTGATTTTGGAAGATTTGACTGCCACTAAACATGATGTAAGGGACTTTCAAAGTGGACGCCAAATATTGAAAGACATTATAGAAAAAGAACCCGTTTTCTTATATGTTGACAATGCTTTGTATCTAGAACCATTGAGAAATCTTTTACCTAAGGATTTTACAAATGCAAAAAAATTTCGATTACTTTTAACAGCTAGAGAGACAAATGTCTCAGGGGTAATTGATTCTTGTGGAATTGAACCGTGTGAACTCTATGAAGTGGGATCTCTTCCTATTGATGCAGCCATTCAAGTGTTATGTAAACAAATAGACAGAAAAAGAGACAAGGAGTCTGTATTGCAGGACAGACCTCAGATTAAGAAAATAGCAGAGAAATGCAATTGTTGTCCTCTGTTTTTGGAGGTAATAGGGGCTTATCTTCATCAACGCAAGAACAGAATCGAATCTTATGAGAAAGTACTTCGTTGGCTAGAACCTGGAGATGAGTTTGGTGGCACTAAGAAGTACAATTTTGATGAGTCAAGGGTTTTGTTTTCCTACAATGAGCTTGAGCCAAGCGCTAAGGAAGCATTCCTTGACATATGCTCAATCTTTTCTAGTTGGCATTGGCATTGGCAATGGGATTCGGTTTGGGATTGGGAGGAAGTTGCATGCATTGTTGGAGAGGAAGAAATGGTATGCCTAGAAGAAGGAGCTCTCATCAAGAGAGAAAGTGATAAGATAAAGATTCATGATCTTATTCTAGCAGCTGGTCATAATAAATCAAAAAACAATCGATTTAAAAATATTAAAGATTTTTCTTTAGCTTTaaaaaataaagag CTTTTTTCGCAAGTAAAAGGAGTATGCATAGAAGGCATAAAGAGTCCCTTACATATATCAGCAGAAGAGTTGGATGCCATGAGCCGATCTTTGCGAATATTTTATTTGGGATATagagcaatgaatttgacaagttttaaagGGAAGTGCAGCAAACAATTTGATGAGCTAAGATGTCTTTGTGTGGAACGTGGGGTATCCAATTTGCCAATGAATATATTCAACCTCAAAAATTTGAGATACCTATCAATAAGTAAATTGGAGGAGGATATCATTTTGAGTCCATCCATG AATCTTCCAAATTTAAACGTGCTCAAATTGAATGGTAGCCGAATAGATGGAATCTCCGAAATTGTGCATCTTCGTTCATTGAAGCGGCTGGAGTTGGTTGAATGCAATGCTCATGGAATTTCGGAGTTTTTTCCAAATTTAACTGATCTGCAAAGGTTGACACTGTCCAAATGTAGAGACCTAACAGAACTTCCCGAATCTCTTGTCAGGCTCCGGTTTTTACAGAAGTTGGATTTGAGTTTCTGTATAAATCTGAAGCAGTTGCCGGCTGGATTTGGGGAGTTGACCAATCTTACTAAGCTTAACCTGTCCGGTTGCCACAAACTAACAGAATTGCCCGAATCTCTTGTCAGGCTCCGGTCTTTACAGAAGTTGGATTTGCGGTCTTGTGGAGAACTGAAGCAGTTGCCAGCTGGATTTGGGGAGTTGGTCAACCTTACTGAGCTTGACCTGTCATTTTGCTGGAGTTTGCAAGAGCTCCCGCGTGATTTGGAAAAGCTTACCTCATTACATTCATTGAATGTAGAGTACTGTTCCAGTCTGCTTTGCCTCCCAGCTGAACTGGGAAACTCAAAATCTTTAACTTTTTTACAAATAAATGGATGTGAAAGTCTGACATGTCTTCCCCATGGCTTGATGTCTGTGTGGAAATCGGAAATAAATTTTGAAGACTGTTCAAGTTTAATTGAAATACCAGAAGAAATTTGCAAACAGACAATGCTCACAAATATTTCATTAAGTCGGTGTACAAGATTGAAGATGCTTCCCAGCAGGTTGGGTGAGCTCACTTGCCTGGAGAACTTAGACTTAAAAGGATGTGAAAGCTTACAGGAGCTGTGTAACGACTTTCATTGCCTgggaagattaaaatatttaactttGGACGGTTGCAAGAGCTTGTCAAGCCTGCCTCTTGAGTTTGGGAAACTTAGTTCTCTAGAAACCTTAGTTTTATCAGAATGTGAGAAACTGGAGGAATTGTGCAGTGACTTCCATTGCCTTGTAGCACTAAGAGATCTAAAAATGTCCAAGTGTGATAGTTTACGGAATCTTCCAGATCGTTTTGGTGAGCTTGGCTGCTTGGAAAAGTTAGATCTATCAGGATGCTCTAATTTAGTAAAGCTTTCTGATGAtttccatcttcttccatctttaacaAGTCTGGACCTTTCCAAATGTGAGAGTTTGGGTGGCGAATGGATGGATAGTGTGGGGAATGTCAAGAGCTTATGGTGCCTCGACATTGTATGCAGTGAAAAACTAATACTGCGGTGGATGCAAATGAAGAGCCAAAAAGAAAGGAACCTGGTGGTGGTAACAGACTTTCAG GGTAGAGATAAAAAGGCTTTGTTGTTGGAAGCGAAGGCTTTGTTGTTGGAAGCGGTGTTGTCGaaggtatttgatgaggaagggcTTCTGGTTGATGAAGCTGAACGCCCCTTCCATTCATCCTCACTTCAACCACAAACTCAACTCATCCTCATCATTGACGAGGAATATCACTATAGCTGGAAGTGGGAAGCATTGGGAAAGAGCCTGCAGCAGCTGCAATGTAATTCAAAAGAGTTGCAAATCATATATGTTGGGACCCATTTTAAAACAATACGCTCTGAATCGGCCGTCATCAGATTCCTGGCTTATACACCTGACATAACCCGGACTTCCTCTTTCTGTCATAAATTATTTGCTTTGTCTCGCACTTATGGCGGCATTGCAGTTTTTCGTAGCACTGATCAGTTAGAAGGAAACAGCCTAAGGTGCTTGTCAGCGTGGGAAGACATATCGGATGAATTGGCCTTACTCGCAAACACTCCTAGAGAGAGCAATGTTGAATTGCTAAAAGAATTGCTGGTAACTGAAGAAACAGATTATCTCTTGCTCAATGGAAATCATGAG GTAAAGGTTTCCGCTCTACAAGGAAAATTGATATTACTGCTGGTCACGTATCTTGATGAGACCCTGGAAGTACATACCTCAGCAGCCGTGAAAGAAATGTATCTGAAGATGCAAGAGAGCCATGATTATACCGTTGAACTTGTTTGGGTTCCAATTCCTAATCATAAATTATCATGGGAGGATTTTGAGAGAGCGGCTGCCAATGCTCCGTGGCCAGTGGTACCAAATCCATGGTTGATAGAGCAGCGAAGGTGGTCATTTTTTGGGAAGGAGTCACTCAATTTGCCATTCGTTTGTGTGGTTGACCAGAAGGGAAGGATTATAAAGAAAGATGCAATGGCTATGATAGAAAGGTCGGGTGTGCAGGCGTATCCATTTTCTCCAGCTCGTGAAGAAGAACTGAGGAAGGCGGAGTGGGAGGGATTCAAAGCCAATTCTTTATCCACTTTGCAATTCGTCTTTCAAAATCTGGAGCTTCTCTCAAACAAG GTAAAGGAGATGGTGGATCGTGGAGTAATGATGTTGTTCTGCGTGGGTTCACCTGAGAAGATGATGGAGCTCGCCCCTCGTTTGAATTCTGCTTTCACAATGTTGGAAATGGACTTCCAGCTCTTTTATGTTGCTCACAGCCAGATCTGTGGAAAAGATTATGACGTGGCTTATCAAAAGCTAAAAGAAAATGAGTCAGAGATGTGTGGCATAACAACACTCACCATGTCTGATTTATACAGATTATGGCGGCGTGTTAAGCATTTACAAAACGAGTTAATGAATGGAATGGGAACAGATGAAAGGATAGTGAAGGTGAGAAGAATGGTATTGGGTCTTGCTAGTGCAGAACATGAGAGGTGGATGATGAGGATAGTGTTGGTGGATGGAAGAGGTGAGATGGTAAGTGGGAGGGGAATGGAATTGGTAGAAGAACTAATGTGTGATGGTGAAGAAGAAAgcaaggaaaaattggtggaggaGATAAAAAAGGGAGGAGTTGAGAAAAGTGTGGAGAGCAGATGGAGAGATGGAATCATCCATCCCAAACATCATCCCCAACATCCCCTCCTCAAACTAGAAGATGGCATCAAGTGCAGTTTATGCGGTGGGGATGGGACTTGGGAATATCAATGCAATGTATGCGAAAAGTATGTACTATGTTGGTTGTGCAAGCTAGAGCAGTGA
- the LOC131069707 gene encoding uncharacterized protein LOC131069707 isoform X2 — protein MASSSSSSVTPTQLIDQILNTKADKPDSEDLRRLVQQIDDLLARYDAQLQKKNPIGGKLADLPSASEASSFGEQVSTNVKQIANEIKEYSGDKHQTTIAILNAIGNVHWIAVGFLVVGATFEIVDTIKANKEECLRLFKSMIDLSKIILQLQVLSGLQKELHDKLNESIQLIVKGAILCCSQKKRTGFKRVFKASRDRQELQQLWSAMDRMREMLHIQISTSIYQSMQSPPTLIPTLDNDAVGIEGKIKEVIQLLNWQSNNGTSAVVIYGIGGSGKTTLGDAVFSSLKDKLQGWKYSKVTLIQNLEKNPEVSKIQSLILEDLTATKHDVRDFQSGRQILKDIIEKEPVFLYVDNALYLEPLRNLLPKDFTNAKKFRLLLTARETNVSGVIDSCGIEPCELYEVGSLPIDAAIQVLCKQIDRKRDKESVLQDRPQIKKIAEKCNCCPLFLEVIGAYLHQRKNRIESYEKVLRWLEPGDEFGGTKKYNFDESRVLFSYNELEPSAKEAFLDICSIFSSWHWHWQWDSVWDWEEVACIVGEEEMVCLEEGALIKRESDKIKIHDLILAAGHNKSKNNRFKNIKDFSLALKNKELFSQVKGVCIEGIKSPLHISAEELDAMSRSLRIFYLGYRAMNLTSFKGKCSKQFDELRCLCVERGVSNLPMNIFNLKNLRYLSISKLEEDIILSPSMNLPNLNVLKLNGSRIDGISEIVHLRSLKRLELVECNAHGISEFFPNLTDLQRLTLSKCRDLTELPESLVRLRFLQKLDLSFCINLKQLPAGFGELTNLTKLNLSGCHKLTELPESLVRLRSLQKLDLRSCGELKQLPAGFGELVNLTELDLSFCWSLQELPRDLEKLTSLHSLNVEYCSSLLCLPAELGNSKSLTFLQINGCESLTCLPHGLMSVWKSEINFEDCSSLIEIPEEICKQTMLTNISLSRCTRLKMLPSRLGELTCLENLDLKGCESLQELCNDFHCLGRLKYLTLDGCKSLSSLPLEFGKLSSLETLVLSECEKLEELCSDFHCLVALRDLKMSKCDSLRNLPDRFGELGCLEKLDLSGCSNLVKLSDDFHLLPSLTSLDLSKCESLGGEWMDSVGNVKSLWCLDIVCSEKLILRWMQMKSQKERNLVVVTDFQGRDKKALLLEAKALLLEAVLSKVFDEEGLLVDEAERPFHSSSLQPQTQLILIIDEEYHYSWKWEALGKSLQQLQCNSKELQIIYVGTHFKTIRSESAVIRFLAYTPDITRTSSFCHKLFALSRTYGGIAVFRSTDQLEGNSLRCLSAWEDISDELALLANTPRESNVELLKELLVTEETDYLLLNGNHEVKVSALQGKLILLLVTYLDETLEVHTSAAVKEMYLKMQESHDYTVELVWVPIPNHKLSWEDFERAAANAPWPVVPNPWLIEQRRWSFFGKESLNLPFVCVVDQKGRIIKKDAMAMIERSGVQAYPFSPAREEELRKAEWEGFKANSLSTLQFVFQNLELLSNKVKEMVDRGVMMLFCVGSPEKMMELAPRLNSAFTMLEMDFQLFYVAHSQICGKDYDVAYQKLKENESEMCGITTLTMSDLYRLWRRVKHLQNELMNGMGTDERIVKVRRMVLGLASAEHERWMMRIVLVDGRGEMVSGRGMELVEELMCDGEEESKEKLVEEIKKGGVEKSVESRWRDGIIHPKHHPQHPLLKLEDGIKCSLCGGDGTWEYQCNVCEKYVLCWLCKLEQ, from the exons atggcttcctcatcttcctccTCTGTTACGCCTACCCAACTCATTGATCAAATCCTAAACACAAAAGCAGATAAGCCAGACTCCGAGGATCTTAGACGATTAGTCCAGCAAATCGATGATCTTCTTGCTCGTTACGACGCTCAGCTG CAAAAGAAGAATCCCATCGGAGGGAAGTTGGCTGATCTGCCGTCTGCTTCAGAGGCTTCTAGCTTTGGAGAGCAGGTGTCAACAAATGTGAAACAAATTGCCAATGAG ATAAAAGAATATTCCGGAGACAAACATCAAACAACCATAGCAATATTGAATGCTATTGGAAATGTTCATTGGATTGCGGTGGGTTTCTTAGTGGTGGGTGCAACTTTTGAAATTGTAGACACCATAAAGGCCAACAAGGAAGAGTGCTTAAGACTTTTTAAATCTATGATTGATTTGTCAAAAATAATCCTCCAGCTTCAAGTACTTTCTGGTTTACAAAAAGAGTTGCATGATAAATTGAATGAGTCCATACAATTAATAGTGAAAGGAGCCATCTTATGTTGCTCCCAGAAGAAAAGGACAGGATTTAAAAG GGTGTTTAAAGCTTCAAGGGATAGACAAGAGCTTCAACAACTTTGGAGTGCTATGGATCGCATGCGTGAGATGCTTCATATACAAATAAGCACCTCTATTTATCAAAGCATGCAAAGCCCTCCTACCCTTATTCCCACCCTTGATAATGATGCAG TTGGAATagaaggaaaaataaaagaagTCATTCAACTACTCAATTGGCAGAGTAATAATGGAACATCAGCAGTGGTTATATATGGTATTGGTGGGTCTGGAAAGACCACATTAGGAGATGCAGTTTTTTCTTCTTTGAAAGATAAACTTCAAGGTTGGAAATATTCTAAAGTTACTCTAATTCAAAATCTAGAAAAAAATCCTGAAGTAAGCAAAATTCAATCCTTGATTTTGGAAGATTTGACTGCCACTAAACATGATGTAAGGGACTTTCAAAGTGGACGCCAAATATTGAAAGACATTATAGAAAAAGAACCCGTTTTCTTATATGTTGACAATGCTTTGTATCTAGAACCATTGAGAAATCTTTTACCTAAGGATTTTACAAATGCAAAAAAATTTCGATTACTTTTAACAGCTAGAGAGACAAATGTCTCAGGGGTAATTGATTCTTGTGGAATTGAACCGTGTGAACTCTATGAAGTGGGATCTCTTCCTATTGATGCAGCCATTCAAGTGTTATGTAAACAAATAGACAGAAAAAGAGACAAGGAGTCTGTATTGCAGGACAGACCTCAGATTAAGAAAATAGCAGAGAAATGCAATTGTTGTCCTCTGTTTTTGGAGGTAATAGGGGCTTATCTTCATCAACGCAAGAACAGAATCGAATCTTATGAGAAAGTACTTCGTTGGCTAGAACCTGGAGATGAGTTTGGTGGCACTAAGAAGTACAATTTTGATGAGTCAAGGGTTTTGTTTTCCTACAATGAGCTTGAGCCAAGCGCTAAGGAAGCATTCCTTGACATATGCTCAATCTTTTCTAGTTGGCATTGGCATTGGCAATGGGATTCGGTTTGGGATTGGGAGGAAGTTGCATGCATTGTTGGAGAGGAAGAAATGGTATGCCTAGAAGAAGGAGCTCTCATCAAGAGAGAAAGTGATAAGATAAAGATTCATGATCTTATTCTAGCAGCTGGTCATAATAAATCAAAAAACAATCGATTTAAAAATATTAAAGATTTTTCTTTAGCTTTaaaaaataaagag CTTTTTTCGCAAGTAAAAGGAGTATGCATAGAAGGCATAAAGAGTCCCTTACATATATCAGCAGAAGAGTTGGATGCCATGAGCCGATCTTTGCGAATATTTTATTTGGGATATagagcaatgaatttgacaagttttaaagGGAAGTGCAGCAAACAATTTGATGAGCTAAGATGTCTTTGTGTGGAACGTGGGGTATCCAATTTGCCAATGAATATATTCAACCTCAAAAATTTGAGATACCTATCAATAAGTAAATTGGAGGAGGATATCATTTTGAGTCCATCCATG AATCTTCCAAATTTAAACGTGCTCAAATTGAATGGTAGCCGAATAGATGGAATCTCCGAAATTGTGCATCTTCGTTCATTGAAGCGGCTGGAGTTGGTTGAATGCAATGCTCATGGAATTTCGGAGTTTTTTCCAAATTTAACTGATCTGCAAAGGTTGACACTGTCCAAATGTAGAGACCTAACAGAACTTCCCGAATCTCTTGTCAGGCTCCGGTTTTTACAGAAGTTGGATTTGAGTTTCTGTATAAATCTGAAGCAGTTGCCGGCTGGATTTGGGGAGTTGACCAATCTTACTAAGCTTAACCTGTCCGGTTGCCACAAACTAACAGAATTGCCCGAATCTCTTGTCAGGCTCCGGTCTTTACAGAAGTTGGATTTGCGGTCTTGTGGAGAACTGAAGCAGTTGCCAGCTGGATTTGGGGAGTTGGTCAACCTTACTGAGCTTGACCTGTCATTTTGCTGGAGTTTGCAAGAGCTCCCGCGTGATTTGGAAAAGCTTACCTCATTACATTCATTGAATGTAGAGTACTGTTCCAGTCTGCTTTGCCTCCCAGCTGAACTGGGAAACTCAAAATCTTTAACTTTTTTACAAATAAATGGATGTGAAAGTCTGACATGTCTTCCCCATGGCTTGATGTCTGTGTGGAAATCGGAAATAAATTTTGAAGACTGTTCAAGTTTAATTGAAATACCAGAAGAAATTTGCAAACAGACAATGCTCACAAATATTTCATTAAGTCGGTGTACAAGATTGAAGATGCTTCCCAGCAGGTTGGGTGAGCTCACTTGCCTGGAGAACTTAGACTTAAAAGGATGTGAAAGCTTACAGGAGCTGTGTAACGACTTTCATTGCCTgggaagattaaaatatttaactttGGACGGTTGCAAGAGCTTGTCAAGCCTGCCTCTTGAGTTTGGGAAACTTAGTTCTCTAGAAACCTTAGTTTTATCAGAATGTGAGAAACTGGAGGAATTGTGCAGTGACTTCCATTGCCTTGTAGCACTAAGAGATCTAAAAATGTCCAAGTGTGATAGTTTACGGAATCTTCCAGATCGTTTTGGTGAGCTTGGCTGCTTGGAAAAGTTAGATCTATCAGGATGCTCTAATTTAGTAAAGCTTTCTGATGAtttccatcttcttccatctttaacaAGTCTGGACCTTTCCAAATGTGAGAGTTTGGGTGGCGAATGGATGGATAGTGTGGGGAATGTCAAGAGCTTATGGTGCCTCGACATTGTATGCAGTGAAAAACTAATACTGCGGTGGATGCAAATGAAGAGCCAAAAAGAAAGGAACCTGGTGGTGGTAACAGACTTTCAG GGTAGAGATAAAAAGGCTTTGTTGTTGGAAGCGAAGGCTTTGTTGTTGGAAGCGGTGTTGTCGaaggtatttgatgaggaagggcTTCTGGTTGATGAAGCTGAACGCCCCTTCCATTCATCCTCACTTCAACCACAAACTCAACTCATCCTCATCATTGACGAGGAATATCACTATAGCTGGAAGTGGGAAGCATTGGGAAAGAGCCTGCAGCAGCTGCAATGTAATTCAAAAGAGTTGCAAATCATATATGTTGGGACCCATTTTAAAACAATACGCTCTGAATCGGCCGTCATCAGATTCCTGGCTTATACACCTGACATAACCCGGACTTCCTCTTTCTGTCATAAATTATTTGCTTTGTCTCGCACTTATGGCGGCATTGCAGTTTTTCGTAGCACTGATCAGTTAGAAGGAAACAGCCTAAGGTGCTTGTCAGCGTGGGAAGACATATCGGATGAATTGGCCTTACTCGCAAACACTCCTAGAGAGAGCAATGTTGAATTGCTAAAAGAATTGCTGGTAACTGAAGAAACAGATTATCTCTTGCTCAATGGAAATCATGAG GTAAAGGTTTCCGCTCTACAAGGAAAATTGATATTACTGCTGGTCACGTATCTTGATGAGACCCTGGAAGTACATACCTCAGCAGCCGTGAAAGAAATGTATCTGAAGATGCAAGAGAGCCATGATTATACCGTTGAACTTGTTTGGGTTCCAATTCCTAATCATAAATTATCATGGGAGGATTTTGAGAGAGCGGCTGCCAATGCTCCGTGGCCAGTGGTACCAAATCCATGGTTGATAGAGCAGCGAAGGTGGTCATTTTTTGGGAAGGAGTCACTCAATTTGCCATTCGTTTGTGTGGTTGACCAGAAGGGAAGGATTATAAAGAAAGATGCAATGGCTATGATAGAAAGGTCGGGTGTGCAGGCGTATCCATTTTCTCCAGCTCGTGAAGAAGAACTGAGGAAGGCGGAGTGGGAGGGATTCAAAGCCAATTCTTTATCCACTTTGCAATTCGTCTTTCAAAATCTGGAGCTTCTCTCAAACAAG GTAAAGGAGATGGTGGATCGTGGAGTAATGATGTTGTTCTGCGTGGGTTCACCTGAGAAGATGATGGAGCTCGCCCCTCGTTTGAATTCTGCTTTCACAATGTTGGAAATGGACTTCCAGCTCTTTTATGTTGCTCACAGCCAGATCTGTGGAAAAGATTATGACGTGGCTTATCAAAAGCTAAAAGAAAATGAGTCAGAGATGTGTGGCATAACAACACTCACCATGTCTGATTTATACAGATTATGGCGGCGTGTTAAGCATTTACAAAACGAGTTAATGAATGGAATGGGAACAGATGAAAGGATAGTGAAGGTGAGAAGAATGGTATTGGGTCTTGCTAGTGCAGAACATGAGAGGTGGATGATGAGGATAGTGTTGGTGGATGGAAGAGGTGAGATGGTAAGTGGGAGGGGAATGGAATTGGTAGAAGAACTAATGTGTGATGGTGAAGAAGAAAgcaaggaaaaattggtggaggaGATAAAAAAGGGAGGAGTTGAGAAAAGTGTGGAGAGCAGATGGAGAGATGGAATCATCCATCCCAAACATCATCCCCAACATCCCCTCCTCAAACTAGAAGATGGCATCAAGTGCAGTTTATGCGGTGGGGATGGGACTTGGGAATATCAATGCAATGTATGCGAAAAGTATGTACTATGTTGGTTGTGCAAGCTAGAGCAGTGA